A window of the Tiliqua scincoides isolate rTilSci1 chromosome 5, rTilSci1.hap2, whole genome shotgun sequence genome harbors these coding sequences:
- the LOC136653403 gene encoding vomeronasal type-2 receptor 26-like, translating into MNDCYGCTEENYSNQKRNECIPKIVTFLSYKDPLGIGLAFAALLLSLITTLVLRTFKKHHNTPIVKANNRNLTYTLLISLLLCFLYMLLFIGRPMTVTCLLRQTAFGIIFSVAVSCVLAKTITVVLAFMATKPGSRMRKTITKHYQHILAVAFAVKEINENPHILPNVTLGFHIYDSYFSDKWSYHVTMLLLSSLERFVPNYKCDMQHNLIVVIGGLDSQISRHVASVLDIYKVPQGLGKHYTNWWVATCQLKSHCPTGYNEIYFSVGMDMIVRKYSDQGTVNEDICTGYEKLGSLPGPFFEMSMLGHSYSVYNAVHAVARALHALSSSTYPHKILLEGRELKLWNQQLWQFLRIVSFNNSAGDKVSFDHNGELIAGFDIINWIISSNQSFHRVKVGSMDPQAFPDQAFTINEDAITWHRWFNQVQPRSVCSESCHPGFSKKVKEGEPFCCYDCIPCPEGKISDQKDMNDCYECTDESYPSQKRDACIPKAVAFLSYEDPLGICLAFITLCLSLVTALVLRTFVKHHDTPIVKANNRNLTYTLLISLLLCFLCVLLFIGRPMTVTCLLRQAAFGIIFSVAVSCVLAKTITVVLAFMATKPGSRMRKWVGTRLATSIVGSCSLIQTGICILWLTTSPPFPDTDTHSVLMEIVLECNEGSVTMFYCVLGYMGFLAIGSFTVAFLARKLPDSFNEAKFITFSMLVFCSVWLSFVPTYLSTKGKYMVAVEIFSILASSAGLLGWIFFPKCYIIVLRPKLNNREKLTRRKD; encoded by the exons ATGAATGACTGTTATGGATGCACGGAGGAAAACTATTCAAACCAAAAAAGAAATGAATGTATTCCAAAGATTGTGACCTTCTTGTCCTACAAAGACCCTCTAGGGATCGGTTTGGCCTTTGCTGCCCTTTTGCTTTCCTTGATCACAACTCTGGTGCTAAGAACATTTAAGAAACACcacaacactcccattgtcaaagccaacaaccgcaacctcacctacaccctcctcatctccctcctgctctgcttcctctacATGTTGCTCTTCATTGGACGGCCCATGACAGTgacgtgtctcctccgacaaactgcttttggcatcatcttctcggtGGCTGTTTCTTGcgtgctggcaaagaccatcacggtggttctggctttcatggccaccaagccaggaagcaggatgaggaa GACAATAACAAAACATTACCAACACATCCTGGCTGTGGCATTTGcagtgaaggagatcaatgagaatccCCACATCTTACCCAACGTCACTTTgggattccacatctatgacagctacttCAGTGACAAGTGGTCCTATCATGTCACAATGCTGCTTCTGTCTTCCCTGGAGAGATTTGTCCCCAACTATAAATGTGACATGCAGCATAACCTGATAGTGGTTATTGGAGGACTGGACTCCCAAATCTCCCGTCATGTGGCAAGTGTCTTGGATATTTACAAAGTTCCACAG ggactggggaagcattacacaaactggtgggtggcGACTTGCCAGTTAAAGAGCCACTGCCCTACTGGAtacaatgaaatttacttctcagtaggcatgGATATGATTGTGAGGAAAT ATTCAGACCAAGGCACAGTGAATGAAGATATCTGCACAGGGTATGAGAAGCTCGGAAGCCTTCCAGGACCcttctttgaaatgagcatgcttggaCACAGCTACAGTGTTtacaatgctgtccatgctgtGGCTCGTGCTTTACATGCCCTGTCGTCGTCTACATACCCACACAAAATCCTACTTGAAGGAAGGGAACTGAAGCTCTGGAACCAGCAGTTGTGGCAG TTCCTAAGAATCGTCTCATTTAATAACAGTGCTGgggacaaagtttcttttgaccaCAATGGGGAGTTAAttgctggatttgatattatcaactggatTATTTCCTCCAATCAATCCTTTCATAGAGTGAAAGTTGGGAGTATGGATCCCCAGGCTTTTCCAGACCAGGCATTCACCATCAATGAGGATGCCATCACATGGCACAGATGGTTTAATCAG GTTCAACCTCGTTCTGTATGTagtgagagctgccatcctggatttagcaagaaagtgaaggaaggggaaccattttgctgctatgattgcatcccatgtccagaagggaagatttcagaccagaAGG ACATGAATGACTGTTATGAATGCACAGATGAAAGCTATCCGAGCCAAAAAAGAGATGCATGTATTCCCAAGGCTGTGGCCTTCTTGTCCTACGAAGACCCTCTGGGGATCTGTTTGGCTTTCATTACTCTTTGTCTTTCATTGGTCACAGCTCTGGTACTAAGAACGTTTGTGAAACACCACGACACTccaattgtcaaagccaacaaccgcaacctcacctacaccctcctcatctccctcctgctctgcttcctctgcgtGTTGCTCTTCATCGGACGGCCCATGACAGTgacgtgtctcctccgacaagctgcttttggcatcatcttctcagtggctgtttcttgcgtgctggcaaagaccatcacggtggttctggctttcatggccaccaagccaggaagcaggatgaggaagtgggtggggacaagACTGGCCACCTCCATTGTTGGTTCCTGCTCTCTTATTCAGACCGGCATATGTATTTTGTGGCTCACAACTTCACCTCCTTTCCCAGACACTGACACACACTCAGTGCTTATGGAAATTGtattggaatgtaatgaagggtctgtaactatgttttactgtgtcttgggctataTGGGCTTCTTGGCTATTGGCAGTTTCACGGTGGCATTCCTTGCCAGAAAACTTCCTGAcagcttcaatgaagccaagttcatcactttcagcatgctggtcttttgcagtgtttggctctcctttgtcccaacctacctgagcaccaaaggaaaatacatggtagctgtggagatcttctctatcttggcctccagtgctggtctGCTGGGCtggatctttttccccaaatgttacatcattGTGCTGAGACCTAAGCTGAACAACAGAGAAAAACTAACAAGAAGAAAAGACTGA